In Pyrus communis chromosome 8, drPyrComm1.1, whole genome shotgun sequence, one genomic interval encodes:
- the LOC137743446 gene encoding uncharacterized protein, which produces MEKAKKSLDLTHDESEAASRLTVPPHQAGAGPSFYEYYALRGIRVDRVEPGLVVCSFKVPPRLTDRSGRLANGAIANLVDEVGGAVVHVEGLPMNVSVDMSISFMSSPKLDDELEITSRVLGQRGGYSGTIVLLRNKATGEVIAEGRHSLFGRHASKL; this is translated from the exons ATGGAGAAGGCGAAGAAATCCTTGGACCTGACCCACGACGAGTCAGAGGCCGCGTCACGACTCACCGTTCCACCTCACCAAGCCGGCGCCGGGCCGAGCTTCTACGAGTATTACGCTCTTCGCGGCATCCGAGTCGACCGAGTCGAACCCGGACTCGTCGTCTGTTCTTTCAAGGTCCCTCCCCGCCTCACC GATAGAAGTGGAAGGTTGGCTAATGGTGCAATTGCAAACCTGGTCGATGAAGTGGGTGGCGCCGTTGTTCATGTTGAGGGTCTTCCTATGAATGTTTCAGTGGACATGTCCATCTCGTTTATGTCCAGTCCCAAGCTTGAT GACGAGTTAGAGATCACATCAAGGGTGTTAGGACAAAGAGGGGGTTATTCAGGAACAATAGTGCTTCTGAGAAACAAAGCAACTGGTGAGGTTATTGCTGAAGGTCGGCATTCGTTGTTTGGTAGACATGCTAGCAAACTCTGA